The following proteins come from a genomic window of Elgaria multicarinata webbii isolate HBS135686 ecotype San Diego chromosome 10, rElgMul1.1.pri, whole genome shotgun sequence:
- the FASTKD5 gene encoding FAST kinase domain-containing protein 5, mitochondrial yields the protein MAMATRITCRRIAGRSCKAAAFSTATKAGCKKIFFRKAEEFQKTREAVKGSKPAVSLRLWKPAEYRVSFNPSAYPGTEGVGHEAVPRSLEEESLESDYSRIAAKQVQNTYHVTCSRRLSSTNNTLLDMEDNKFSDQALLMQLTKLAPKKDEGQAACVEAYDTKEDPRAFQKQRPEYKSLCFNRDELSPTLPMEEFNLILEKVTVLKSNLKPGTIADYFSRLSRLPANQHLRLMSNTRFTMLCRYGMENIQRFDMCELIMVLKAFVCFALPPTHSLLDVYERECRRRAWNMSMDQQLLVADLWRCLGRRVPQYLDIVLSYVNLHWQNLTLTQLVQLVYIMGEGRKAPEELVQKLDILVLKQLDFLNLEEVGAICLGFFKSHNGLSEHTMKKIGDKVSAHMAEMSNYALVNVLKMFRFTHIGHLDFLRELGNVVPPQIPAIGIQGVMHITLACSALHYFDQNIMNAVAFSVPSRAAYCRSKDIAKFLWSFGCLNYEPPNAEEFYAILEEQIHAKMDEFQKFPEHLLTCLLALAFAKRFPNDLIDYALSPEFIKLSAKNKFELQKDFFTLDGTVEIECPSYTGNRLAPQIKQEVTEMLWNYAKKDICMKQEVTEALSLLEEILGGPQYVKNHMILPHTRSIDLEIHLDSHQKPLPFNSEAVTTVKLELKKNELCLTDDLMNQLLKGRSSSQFPVDGESETEMWTQKRALQAQSPSSSNHFSFSNGVLLTGAILDALTKPEVSCESPAPRLNEPQHGGVKVAVQVSTKNHHCYGSKRLLGLHNLKRRQLHQIGYRVIELPFWEWFPLLRRSHLEKLSYLHDKVFGSSL from the coding sequence ATGGCCATGGCTACGAGGATAACCTGCCGAAGAATTGCAGGGCGATCTTGCAAGGCGGCTGCCTTTTCTACTGCAACCAAGGCCGGGTGTAAGAAGATCTTCTTCAGAAAGGCGGAAGAGTTCCAGAAAACCAGAGAGGCAGTCAAGGGTTCCAAACCTGCTGTCTCACTCAGACTGTGGAAGCCTGCCGAATACAGGGTATCTTTTAATCCCTCGGCCTACCCAGGAACTGAAGGCGTAGGTCATGAAGCTGTCCCGAGAAGTCTGGAGGAAGAATCGCTTGAAAGTGACTACAGCAGAATCGCTGCCAAACAGGTCCAGAACACGTACCATGTTACCTGCTCACGAAGGCTTTCTAGCACAAACAATACGCTGTTGGATATGGAAGACAATAAGTTCTCCGACCAGGCTCTCTTGATGCAGCTGACTAAACTAGCCCCCAAGAAAGATGAGGGCCAAGCTGCTTGTGTGGAAGCCTATGATACTAAGGAAGATCCCAGGGCATTCCAGAAGCAAAGGCCTGAATACAAATCTCTCTGTTTCAACAGAGATGAGCTCTCTCCAACCCTTCCCATGGAGGAATTTAACTTGATCCTAGAGAAAGTCACTGTGCTGAAAAGTAACCTGAAGCCAGGGACAATTGCAGATTATTTCTCCAGGCTAAGCCGCTTGCCAGCAAATCAACACTTACGTTTGATGTCCAATACCAGGTTTACTATGCTGTGTCGGTATGGCATGGAGAACATCCAGCGCTTTGATATGTGTGagcttattatggttttaaaagcATTTGTCTGTTTCGCCCTTCCACCTACCCACTCTTTGCTGGATGTGTATGAAAGGGAATGCCGCCGTCGGGCCTGGAACATGAGCATGGATCAGCAACTGCTGGTGGCTGATCTGTGGCGTTGCTTGGGGCGCCGTGTCCCTCAGTATTTAGACATTGTGTTGAGCTATGTTAATTTGCATTGGCAAAATCTCACTTTGACCCAACTGGTTCAGCTAGTCTACATCATGGGTGAAGGCCGTAAAGCCCCTGAAGAGTTAGTACAAAAGCTAGACATCTTGGTGTTAAAGCAGTTGGACTTTCTCAACCTAGAGGAAGTGGGGGCCATTTGTTTAGGCTTCTTCAAGTCACACAACGGTCTCTCGGAACACACTATGAAAAAAATTGGCGATAAAGTCTCTGCCCACATGGCAGAGATGAGCAATTACGCCTTAGTGAATGTCCTTAAAATGTTTCGCTTCACTCATATTGGTCATTTAGATTTTCTGAGGGAGCTTGGGAATGTTGTTCCTCCTCAGATACCAGCTATAGGCATTCAAGGTGTCATGCACATAACCCTTGCCTGTTCAGCTTTGCATTATTTTGATCAAAACATTATGAATGCCGTCGCCTTTTCTGTGCCTTCCAGGGCAGCTTATTGCCGAAGCAAAGACATCGCCAAATTCTTGTGGTCTTTTGGATGCTTGAACTATGAGCCACCCAATGCAGAGGAATTTTATGCCATCCTCGAGGAACAGATTCATGCAAAGATGGATGAATTCCAGAAATTCCCCGAACATTTGCTCACCTGCTTGCTAGCTCTGGCATTTGCAAAGCGGTTCCCAAATGACTTGATAGATTATGCTCTGAGTCCTGAGTTTATCAAATTAAGCGCCAAGAATAAATTTGAACTTCAGAAGGACTTTTTCACTCTTGATGGTACAGTGGAGATTGAATGTCCCAGTTACACGGGCAATCGCCTTGCACCACAGATTAAGCAAGAGGTGACAGAGATGCTGTGGAACTATGCCAAGAAGGATATCTGTATGAAGCAGGAAGTGACTGAAGCTCTGTCTTTACTGGAAGAGATCCTGGGTGGGCCCCAGTATGTCAAAAACCACATGATCTTGCCTCACACCAGATCAATAGATTTGGAGATTCATTTAGACTCTCACCAAAAACCATTGCCATTTAACTCAGAAGCTGTTACAACAGTAAAATTAGAACTAAAAAAGAACGAACTCTGCCTTACAGATGACTTAATGAATCAGCTTTTAAAAGGAAGGTCAAGTAGCCAGTTCCCTGTAGATGGTGAAAGCGAGACTGAGATGTGGACCCAGAAAAGAGCACTACAGGCGCAGTCTCCCTCCAGTTCGAACCATTTTTCATTTTCCAATGGAGTTCTTCTGACTGGCGCCATCTTGGATGCTTTGACCAAACCAGAGGTCTCTTGTGAGAGTCCAGCCCCTCGGCTGAACGAGCCGCAACACGGAGGCGTGAAAGTAGCTGTTCAGGTGTCCACTAAGAACCACCACTGCTATGGGTCGAAACGCTTGTTAGGGCTCCACAATTTGAAAAGGAGGCAACTCCATCAAATTGGATACAGAGTGATAGAACTGCCCTTCTGGGAATGGTTTCCGCTACTCAGGCGTAGCCATTTAGAAAAACTGAGCTATTTACACGATAAAGTGTTTGGCTCTTCGCTGTAG
- the UBOX5 gene encoding RING finger protein 37, with protein sequence MVINVCLPQFKPRILCNKISADGYEVENLISEDLAKRNRGFRCEYFIKPPVHVTLSFPFNVEICRINIDISSGSCHNITGLDICTSTSSGKASWSSPESPFSGPAGQPALDKEVFTLVGKAVLKNQSKVTFGHRGFKPRAPFHHQMDTLFSFSGAASLDLWNKGPTSLSGVSHLKICITHVAGGGLPCIKKVEVWGQPAKACSHEVVDEVLRVASESLAQGFGGQAASLPSPMESDTVPFGNSDSQEHKLADVVPDVPEEFLDPITLEVMTLPMLLPSGKVIDQGTLEKCNRSEASWGRVPSDPFTGVTFSQHAQPLPHPSLKARIDHFLLQHSIPGTNLLGRAQALGTVVASSIAMSSLKRKIDLVEQNPGSHRHTEPFRFSATDFVVTSALESRAKKMKTECDPNSSQMDCSTGLVSHEQRLSESLDSALSSALSNMPLFTASLTKGQPQAHSGSGSSSLLWNASSTHEHDRNSSGAQGCSSCSRTFSLYFKTEPVYQLPCGHLVCRSCLAEKQKSLSILCMNCKRLVATHDIMRVHF encoded by the exons ATGGTGATCAATGTCTGCCTTCCTCAGTTCAAGCCAAGAATTCTCTGCAACAAG ATCTCCGCTGATGGATATGAAGTAGAAAACCTGATCTCGGAAGACCTTGCCAAGAGAAATCGTGGGTTCCGCTGTGAATATTTCATCAAGCCCCCGGTCCACGTGACGCTTTCCTTCCCCTTCAATGTAGAAATTTGTCGGATTAATATTGACATCTCCTCAGGGAGCTGTCACAATATCACTGGGCTGGATATTTGCACGTCTACCTCATCCGGTAAAGCCTCGTGGAGCAGCCCGGAGTCTCCCTTCTCGGGTCCGGCTGGTCAGCCTGCGTTGGACAAAGAGGTTTTCACACTGGTGGGCAAAGCTGTGCTGAAGAATCAAAGCAAAGTGACGTTCGGCCACCGAGGCTTTAAGCCCAGGGCCCCCTTCCATCACCAGATGGACACGCTCTTCTCCTTTTCTGGTGCTGCGTCTCTGGACCTGTGGAATAAAGGCCCGACATCCTTGAGTGGAGTGTCGCACTTGAAAATCTGCATCACCCATGTGGCCGGCGGTGGTCTCCCTTGCATTAAGAAAGTGGAGGTTTggggccagccagccaaagcctgCTCTCACGAGGTGGTTGACGAGGTGCTCCGGGTTGCCTCGGAGTCCTTGGCCCAAGGCTTCGGAGGGCAGGCGGCCAGCCTCCCCTCGCCCATGGAGAGCGACACGGTGCCCTTCGGCAACTCCGACAGCCAAGAGCACAAGTTGGCGGATGTCGTTCCGGACGTCCCAGAGGAGTTCCTGGACCCGATCACTCTGGAGGTCATGACCCTCCCCATGCTGCTGCCGTCCGGCAAAGTGATCGACCAAGGCACCCTGGAGAAGTGCAACCGGAGCGAGGCGTCTTGGGGGCGAGTGCCCAGCGACCCCTTCACCGGGGTGACTTTCAGCCAGCACGCAcagccccttccccacccctctctcaagGCGAGAATAGACCACTTCCTGCTCCAGCACAGCATTCCTGGCACTAACCTCCTGGGGCGGGCGCAGGCCTTGGGGACGGTGGTAGCCTCTTCTATAGCcatgtcttctctcaaaaggAAAATAGACCTTGTGGAGCAGAACCCGGGCAGCCACCGCCACACGGAGCCTTTCCGTTTTTCCGCAACAGACTTTGTAGTCACGTCTGCCTTGGAGTCCCGGGCTAAAAAAATGAAAACGGAGTGCGATCCGAACTCCTCCCAAATGGACTGCTCAACAG GTCTGGTTTCTCACGAACAGAGGCTTTCAGAAAGCTTGGATAGCGCCCTGAGCTCCGCACTCAGCAATATGCCGTTGTTCACAGCTAGCTTGACAAAAGGTCAGCCACAAGCACACAGCGGCAGCGGCTCTAGCAGCCTCCTGTGGAATGCAAGCAGCACACATG AGCACGACAGGAACAGCAGCGGCGCCCAGGGATGTTCTTCCTGTTCTCGGACCTTTTCTTTGTACTTCAAAACAGAGCCCGTTTACCAGCTCCCTTGTGGCCACCTTGTCTGTCGCTCTTGCTTGGCCGAGAAGCAGAAGTCTTTATCGATACTGTGTATGAATTGCAAAAGGTTGGTCGCCACCCATGACATCATGAGGGTCCATTTCTGA